The DNA window GCGAACACGCCAGGGCAGCGGCCCGCGGCCCTGGCCCCAGGCCCAGGTCGCCCGCGCGCGCGCCGCGAGGTCCTCGGCGACGATCATGAAGGTGGGCAGCACGATCAGGGTGAGCAGGGTGCTGGCCGTCAGGCCGCCCATCACGGCGCGGGCGAGCGGGAAGTAGTAGCCGTCGGCGACGGTCGCCTTGCCGAGAGCGAGCGGCGCGAGGCCGAGCACCGTCGTGCCGGCCGTCATCAGGATGGGCCGGAAGCGGTCGCGGCAGCCCGCGAGAATCGCCGCCTCGCGCGTCAGGCCTTGGCGCCTGAGCTGCCCGATCCGGTCCATCAACACGATGCCGTTGTTCACGACGATGCCGATCAGGATCACCATGCCGATCATCGCGAACAGGTTGAAGGGCGTGCGGCTCGCGATCAGGGTCCAGATCACGCCGAGCATGGCGAAGGGGATGCAGAGCATGATGACCAGCGGGTGGAGCAGGCTCTCGAAGAGCACGGCCATCACGATGTAGACACAGACGAGGGCGAGCAGGATGTTCAGCAGCATGTCGTTCTGCTGCTCCTCCACCCGGCGCAGGCGCTCGCCCTCGGACCAACTGTAGCCGGCTGGCAGCGCAAGCGCGTTCATCACGTCGCGCACCGCTTCCATCGCCTCGTCGAAATCCTCGCCCTCGTAGGCGGCGCTCACCGTGATCGCCGTCTGCTGGCGCTCGCGGGCGATCTGCGTTGGCCCGCGGCCCAGCTCGAAGCGGGCGACCTGACCGAGCAGCACGGGCCGCCCCGCCTGATAGGCGACGGGCAGGCGCGCCAGGTTCTCCAGGTTCCGCCGGTCGCTGGGCTCGAGCACGATGCCGAGGTCGATTTCCCGCTCAGCGCCCTGGAACTTGCGCAAAGGGACGCCGCGGAAGGTGAGGCCGAGCACCTGCGACAGCTCGCGCGGGCTGACTCCATAGCGGCCGGCGAGCTCGCGATCGAGGACGACGCGCACTTCGTCGCGGCCCGACTCGCGGTTGGTGTCCACGTCGTGCATGCCCTCGATCAGGCCGAGCCGGCGCACGACCTCGCGCGCGATCTCGCCGAGCAGGTCCGTGTCCTCGCCGAAGAGCGTGACGCTGACGAGCTGCGCGCCCTGGCCGACGTCCTCGTCGTCGCGGAAGCGATAGCGCAGACCGGGCAGCACGGGCAGCTGCGCGCGCAGCGAGTCGCGCAGGGCGCTGATCTGCTCCTCGTTCGGCTCGCTGCCCGGCGGGAAGAAGAGCCGGAAGGCGCTGAAGTTGTCGTCGTAGAAGGTGTAGACGGCGTCGACGCCGTAGTCGGACTTGCGCGGAATCAGGAAGTCCTCGACGGTGGCGACGTACTCCTCGACGCGGTAGAGGTTGGTGTTGTCCGTGTACTCCACCCAGAAGGAGACGTGGTCGCGCTTGACCCCGCCGCCCTCGTCCATGTCCGAGGGCTTGAAGCCCGCGATCGTCGCCATGATCGCCGTGAGGACGACGAGCCCGGCGAGGATGGCCAGCGTCGCCCGGCGGTGGCGCAGGGCCGTCCAGGCGAGCAGCCGCAGGTACTGGCGACGCAGCCAGCCGAGGAATGCGAACTCACCGCGACTGTC is part of the bacterium genome and encodes:
- a CDS encoding efflux RND transporter permease subunit, coding for MTHRSLNILTMMGLMLAVGMLVDNAIVVLEAIYRRHEKGEAQRAAAAAGTREVAMAVIASTATSVIVFAPIVLTKNTEITLWLSEVGLTISVTLIFSLLICLTVVPLLVARLRKSDSRGEFAFLGWLRRQYLRLLAWTALRHRRATLAILAGLVVLTAIMATIAGFKPSDMDEGGGVKRDHVSFWVEYTDNTNLYRVEEYVATVEDFLIPRKSDYGVDAVYTFYDDNFSAFRLFFPPGSEPNEEQISALRDSLRAQLPVLPGLRYRFRDDEDVGQGAQLVSVTLFGEDTDLLGEIAREVVRRLGLIEGMHDVDTNRESGRDEVRVVLDRELAGRYGVSPRELSQVLGLTFRGVPLRKFQGAEREIDLGIVLEPSDRRNLENLARLPVAYQAGRPVLLGQVARFELGRGPTQIARERQQTAITVSAAYEGEDFDEAMEAVRDVMNALALPAGYSWSEGERLRRVEEQQNDMLLNILLALVCVYIVMAVLFESLLHPLVIMLCIPFAMLGVIWTLIASRTPFNLFAMIGMVILIGIVVNNGIVLMDRIGQLRRQGLTREAAILAGCRDRFRPILMTAGTTVLGLAPLALGKATVADGYYFPLARAVMGGLTASTLLTLIVLPTFMIVAEDLAARARATWAWGQGRGPLPWRVR